AGACTTAACCGAGGGGAATACATATGAATTATTAGATGATCTTCATAAACGGCTGTTAGATGTCGCCATATTGCGAACACCGTTCAATCAGCAGCACTTAGTTTGTCGGTATTTCCCGGCGGAACGAATGGTTGCGGTGTTGCCCCGGCGTTATTCACAATTTGCGCAACGGCGACAATTGCGGTTAAGTGACCTTGAACAGTTACCACTCATCAAATATCGGCGTTTTAACGAGTTATTTCATATGGCATTTTTGGAACAAGCATTTGAGCCAACCTATGTGATGACTTGTGATGATGCGCGGACAGCGATGCACTGGGCCGAACAACAGATTGGGGTGGCCTTAGTGCCCCGCACTTTAGCTGAAACGTATGACGGTGGTCAAGTGATGATTCGGTCATTAGCTGACCGGCGATTCGATACGCAATTAGTCTTAGCCACGACGCCGGAATCCTTGGCGACGCCATTGGTTGCTGGTTTTATGGCACAATTTCCCAAAGCCCAAGTACTAGACTAATTTTTTTAGATTGCTATCTAACTTTTTAATGGCTATTTTTTAGAAAAGTTGATTACTTAGGGATGTTGACGATTACATTTTTTTCATGCCGATAGCCGGATGGTCTTAAAATAAGCGCTGATTGCTTGATATGACAAGTGTTTGCCTATGTATGCTTAATCATTAGGTCGTCGTGAAATTAAATGGTACACTAAAAATTGAAAATTAAAAGGTGAGGGTGACACACGTGACATATTCATTATTATTATTGTTGGGCGTCGGCTTATTAGCTGGCATTTTTGGTGCGATTCTAGGAATTGGTGGGGGCTTAATTATTACACCGGTTCTGACGTTAGGGATGGGTCTAGATATTAAATATGCGATTGGGGCCAGTATTATTGCTGTAATTGCGACTAGTTCAGGTGCCACCATTGCGTATTTAAAAGATGACATGCTTAATTTGAGAGTGGCGATGTTCTTAGAAATTGCGACAACAGTGGGGGCCGTCTTAGGTGCTGTATTAACGGGCCTCGTGCATGCCAACTTTTTGTACTTTTTATTTGGAGCGTTATTAGTTTTCACAACTTACAATATGATTCGCAAGTTACTCAGTAAGGCTAGTGATGCTCAGGATGTGCAAGCTGATCAGTTAGCGACGAAACTCAATTTAAACGGGACATACTACGATAAGGCGCTTAAAGAGCAAGTTGACTATCAAGTTCAAAACGTTCCTGGTGGGTTTACCATGATGTTTGGGGCTGGTTTTGCGAGTGGGTTATTAGGTATCGGGAGTGGTGCTTTCAAAGTGTTAGCGATGGATACGATTATGCACATGCCGCTCAAGCCTTCATCAGCAACATCGAACTTAATGATGGGCGTTACTGCGGCTGCCAGTGCGATGGTTTACTTTTTTAATGGTTCAATTAAACCTGGGATTGCCGCACCGTTAGCGATTGGTATCTTAGTTGGGGCCTTAATTGGAACCCGTATTATGGAACATTTAAAACCACGGTTAATTCGGATGATTTTCGTACCAGTCATGCTTTATTTGGGAATCCAAATGATTGCTAAAGGATTTGGGGTGACCATCTAATGATTCAAAAGAATAGTAAAGTTGCCGAAATGCAACAAGTAGAACGGCTAATTGGTCGTATCTTACGCATTGGGGTCATCGTATCAGCACTAGTGATTGGTTTAGGCCTTATTTTAATGGTGATGCGTGGCAATGGTGGCTATCCTAATGGGATTCAACCGACGGGATTTCGGTCTATTTTTAACGGCGTCATAGCTTTAAAGCCCTACGCAGTTATTATGCTGGGTCTGTTTTTACTGATTTTGACGCCCACTTTACGTGTTGTGGTGTCAATCTATGCGTTTGCGATTGAAAAGGATCATCTCTATGTTTGGATTACGACATTAGTCTTAGTTATTTTAATCATTGCATCAGTAATCGGCTACTTAGGGCATTAGGTTGATTGCGTTGAATTTAATATAATAAGAGAACGCTGATAATTATTGTCGGTGTTCTCTTTTATTTTGGCTTTTTAGTTGTTTTGACTAAGTCATTTAATGGCTTTTTAGGGGGATTTTAAGTGACTTTGAATTATTTATTAAAAAAATCGGCAAATTTTTTTATACCAGATAGTAAAAAAGTGAATCAAATTAGAAAGTTGATATTAAGGCGTTTGTAAGTGGAAAAATCGATTTTTAAATGCTGATAATTTGACTTAACTGAGTTGATTATGACGAAATGATGATAAAAATTAGAGTTTAGCATTGATTTTAATTTATTTATAATATACAATTACTTTAACTTTTCGAGGGAAAAGCACACACACAACATTAAAAGTCAGAGGGGTTGGGGTTTTATGAATTTAAAGACAGCTGCTAAAGTAACTGTCGTTGCCGGGGCATCCTTGTTGTTCTTGGCAGCGTGCGGTTCAAAGAGTAACTCATCATCAACATCAAGTAAGCAGACCGCGACGATTACTGAATCGGCCGAATTGCCAACGATGGATTTATCAAAATCAACTGATGTGGTTAGTTCCAACATGTTGAATAACACCAATGAAGGGTTATACCGGTTGGGCAAAGATAGTAAGATCACACCTGGGATTGCTAAATCAACGACCGTTTCCAAAGATGGTAAAACATATACGTTCACGTTACGAAAGAACGCCAAATGGAGCAATGGCGACAAAGTTACCGCTAAAGATTTCGTTTATGGTTGGCAACGAACTGTTAATCCAAAAACTGCGTCACAATACGCATACTTATATTCAGGTATCAAGAATGCTGACCAAATCGTGGCCGGTAAAAAAGATGTTTCAACCTTGGGGATTAAAGCAGACGGCGATTACAAGTTAACCGTTACGTTGGATAAACCAATCTCATACTTTAAGAAATTAATGGGCTTTGTTAACTTCTTCCCACAAAACGAAAAAGCCGTTAAGCAATATGGCTCTAAGTATGGGACTACAAGTTCAGCAATGGTCTACAATGGTCCTTACAAGATGACTGGCTGGAAAGGGACCAACTTAACTTGGACCTTGAATAAGAACAAGGATTACTGGGATGCTAAGAACGTTAAGATGAGCAGCCTGAAGTTCCAAGTTGTTAAGGATGCTTCAACTGGTTTGAACTTGTTCAACTCAAACAAGGTTGATGATATTACCCTTTCTGGGACCCAAGTTAAGAGTTACAAGAACAACAAGAACTTTATTGCCCGTAAGAGTGCCTCAACATTCTATGTTGAATTCAACCAAAACGATAGTAATAAAGCTTTAGCTAAGGCCTTCAAGAATAAGAAGATTCGTCAAGCCTTGTCAATGGCAATCAGTCGGAAGCAATTCGTCAATGATGTCTTGGCTGATGGCTCAACGGCTGCTAAGGGTTATGTTTCATCTGATTTAGCTAAGAGTCCAACTAATAAGAAAGACTTTGCGGATGATGCCTATGTTGCTAGTGGTGTTGAATACAACATGACGAAGGCCCGTAAGTTACTTAATGAAGGGCTTAAAGAAGTCGGGGAATCTAGCTTAAACATTAAATTACTTTCTGATGATACTGACGGTGGTAAGAAGTCGACTGAGTACTTACAAGGTCAGTGGCAGAAACTTTCATCTAAGATTAAGGTTACCAACCAAAATGTGCCATTCAAGACACGTTTACAACGGTCACAAAATGGCGACTTTGATACTGTAATCTCTGCATGGAATGCCGACTTTACTGATCCAATCTCATTCTTG
This region of Lactobacillus sp. CBA3605 genomic DNA includes:
- a CDS encoding peptide ABC transporter substrate-binding protein → MNLKTAAKVTVVAGASLLFLAACGSKSNSSSTSSKQTATITESAELPTMDLSKSTDVVSSNMLNNTNEGLYRLGKDSKITPGIAKSTTVSKDGKTYTFTLRKNAKWSNGDKVTAKDFVYGWQRTVNPKTASQYAYLYSGIKNADQIVAGKKDVSTLGIKADGDYKLTVTLDKPISYFKKLMGFVNFFPQNEKAVKQYGSKYGTTSSAMVYNGPYKMTGWKGTNLTWTLNKNKDYWDAKNVKMSSLKFQVVKDASTGLNLFNSNKVDDITLSGTQVKSYKNNKNFIARKSASTFYVEFNQNDSNKALAKAFKNKKIRQALSMAISRKQFVNDVLADGSTAAKGYVSSDLAKSPTNKKDFADDAYVASGVEYNMTKARKLLNEGLKEVGESSLNIKLLSDDTDGGKKSTEYLQGQWQKLSSKIKVTNQNVPFKTRLQRSQNGDFDTVISAWNADFTDPISFLSLFTSDNSYNNGRYNSAAYDTAVNNAEGKDANDTTTRWNDMVTAEKQLMTDQGIAPIYQKTEAHLMRTNLKGIIYNTAGSQYNYKYMYVK
- a CDS encoding DUF1634 domain-containing protein, producing the protein MIQKNSKVAEMQQVERLIGRILRIGVIVSALVIGLGLILMVMRGNGGYPNGIQPTGFRSIFNGVIALKPYAVIMLGLFLLILTPTLRVVVSIYAFAIEKDHLYVWITTLVLVILIIASVIGYLGH
- a CDS encoding LysR family transcriptional regulator — encoded protein: MNLKQLRYFLAVAEEGQMTAAAKRLHVAQPPLSYQIKQLELELGVVLFKRLPQGVTVTAAGQLLIGYAQQLTQLSATAENKIRALAQGITGTLNLGTVSSSAGVMPNQALLQWLKQYPDVQLDLTEGNTYELLDDLHKRLLDVAILRTPFNQQHLVCRYFPAERMVAVLPRRYSQFAQRRQLRLSDLEQLPLIKYRRFNELFHMAFLEQAFEPTYVMTCDDARTAMHWAEQQIGVALVPRTLAETYDGGQVMIRSLADRRFDTQLVLATTPESLATPLVAGFMAQFPKAQVLD
- a CDS encoding sulfite exporter TauE/SafE family protein; this encodes MTYSLLLLLGVGLLAGIFGAILGIGGGLIITPVLTLGMGLDIKYAIGASIIAVIATSSGATIAYLKDDMLNLRVAMFLEIATTVGAVLGAVLTGLVHANFLYFLFGALLVFTTYNMIRKLLSKASDAQDVQADQLATKLNLNGTYYDKALKEQVDYQVQNVPGGFTMMFGAGFASGLLGIGSGAFKVLAMDTIMHMPLKPSSATSNLMMGVTAAASAMVYFFNGSIKPGIAAPLAIGILVGALIGTRIMEHLKPRLIRMIFVPVMLYLGIQMIAKGFGVTI